A region from the Spirochaeta thermophila DSM 6192 genome encodes:
- a CDS encoding NUDIX hydrolase, with translation MEDFPLPGIPCTPDAPPSPLILNAPEFTQAAVLVPCIPTPTGWHIGFEVRAHGIPQEGEICFPGGLVEPHDPSPLHTALRETHEELGIPGSRIPHIRYAGAFLSASGRLIHVFPALVPSWDEAHPSPDEVSHLFTLPLSWLRTTPPRIHHVRLTLHPREGETELLPASRLGLPSLYHTPWKGPLRPIYLWHTPHGPLWGITAGILYHLLHPSRG, from the coding sequence ATGGAGGACTTCCCCCTTCCCGGCATCCCCTGCACCCCCGACGCCCCTCCCTCCCCCCTCATCCTCAACGCCCCCGAGTTCACCCAGGCCGCCGTCCTCGTCCCCTGCATCCCCACCCCCACCGGCTGGCACATCGGCTTCGAGGTCCGGGCGCACGGCATCCCCCAGGAAGGGGAGATCTGCTTCCCCGGAGGCCTCGTCGAGCCCCACGACCCCTCCCCCCTCCACACCGCCCTCAGGGAGACCCATGAGGAACTCGGTATCCCCGGTTCCCGCATCCCCCACATCCGGTACGCAGGCGCCTTCCTCTCGGCGAGTGGAAGGCTCATCCACGTCTTCCCTGCCCTCGTCCCCTCGTGGGACGAAGCGCACCCCTCCCCGGACGAAGTCTCCCACCTCTTCACCCTCCCCCTCTCCTGGCTCCGCACCACCCCTCCCCGCATCCACCACGTCCGCCTCACCCTTCACCCACGCGAAGGCGAGACCGAGCTCCTCCCCGCCTCTAGGCTCGGCCTCCCCTCCCTCTACCACACCCCCTGGAAAGGCCCCCTCAGGCCCATCTACCTCTGGCACACCCCCCACGGTCCGCTCTGGGGCATCACCGCCGGCATCCTCTACCACCTCCTCCACCCTTCCAGAGGGTGA
- a CDS encoding nitroreductase family protein codes for MLDAIFARRSIRRYRSDPVPDGVLKEVLRAGMAAPSSWNGRPWAFVVIDDPAALEEIARRHGYAAMCREAPVAVLVCGLPEGMKEPDFLPQDLSAATENVLIAATELGLGSVWVGLFPHEDRMGVLREVCGLPPEVVPFSLVVLGYPAETKRPHEGWMEGRVFHGRWGRVWRPTG; via the coding sequence ATGCTCGATGCGATATTCGCGAGGAGGAGTATCCGAAGGTACCGGTCCGATCCCGTGCCGGATGGGGTTCTGAAGGAGGTCCTGAGGGCGGGGATGGCGGCTCCCAGCTCGTGGAACGGCAGACCGTGGGCCTTCGTGGTGATCGATGATCCTGCGGCCCTGGAGGAGATCGCGCGGCGGCATGGGTATGCGGCGATGTGCAGGGAGGCGCCGGTGGCGGTGCTGGTGTGCGGGCTCCCGGAGGGGATGAAGGAGCCGGACTTCCTGCCGCAGGACCTCTCTGCGGCCACGGAGAACGTGCTCATCGCTGCCACGGAGCTGGGGTTGGGGAGTGTGTGGGTGGGGCTCTTCCCGCACGAGGACAGGATGGGGGTGCTTCGCGAGGTGTGCGGCCTGCCGCCCGAGGTGGTGCCGTTCTCCCTGGTGGTGTTGGGCTACCCTGCGGAGACGAAGCGGCCTCACGAGGGGTGGATGGAGGGGCGGGTCTTCCACGGGCGGTGGGGGAGGGTATGGCGGCCGACCGGGTAG
- a CDS encoding glycine hydroxymethyltransferase, producing the protein MASTLLGSYLARTPQAASNPEMVGFVAQLEVIARTAPDVARAIVKELRDQRRNIKLIASENYSSLATQFAMANLFTDKYAEGYPGHRFYAGCDNVDEVESLACEEAKALFGAQHAYVQPHSGADANLVAFWAVLQWKVQAPALEKLGKKNLYDLSREEWEALRKELGNQRLLGLDYYSGGHLTHGYRYNVSAQMFEAYSYGVNPETGLLDYDEIARLAREIRPLILLAGYSAYPRKIDFARLREIADEVGAVLMVDMAHFAGLVAGGVFEGPYNPVPHAHIVTSTTHKTLRGPRGGIVLCVKELAEFVDKGCPMVLGGPLPHVIAAKAVALREARSPAFREYAHKIVENAQALAAFLQEEGITVATGGTDNHLMLIDVRPFGITGRQAEAAVRECSITLNRNALPYDPNGPWYTSGLRIGTPAVTTLGMGREEMREIARIFKLILTHVRPEVKDGSPSKARYRLDPSAKEEARARVEALLSRFPLYPRLDLAFLEEALGLQG; encoded by the coding sequence ATGGCCTCTACACTCCTTGGTTCGTACCTCGCGCGCACTCCGCAGGCTGCGTCCAACCCCGAGATGGTGGGTTTCGTGGCCCAGCTCGAGGTGATCGCCCGGACTGCGCCGGACGTGGCCCGGGCGATCGTGAAGGAACTGCGGGATCAGCGGCGGAACATCAAGCTCATCGCGAGCGAGAACTACTCCTCGCTCGCCACGCAGTTCGCCATGGCGAACCTCTTCACCGACAAGTACGCCGAAGGCTACCCCGGTCACAGGTTCTATGCCGGTTGCGACAACGTGGACGAGGTGGAAAGCCTCGCCTGCGAGGAGGCAAAGGCCCTCTTCGGTGCCCAGCACGCCTATGTCCAGCCCCACAGCGGGGCAGACGCCAATCTGGTGGCCTTCTGGGCCGTACTCCAGTGGAAGGTTCAGGCCCCGGCCCTGGAGAAGCTGGGGAAGAAAAACCTCTACGACCTCTCACGCGAGGAGTGGGAGGCCCTGCGGAAGGAGCTCGGCAACCAGCGGCTCCTGGGACTCGACTACTACTCGGGAGGCCACCTCACCCACGGCTACCGCTACAACGTCTCGGCCCAGATGTTTGAGGCCTACTCGTACGGCGTGAACCCGGAGACCGGGCTCCTCGACTACGACGAGATCGCCCGCCTCGCACGGGAGATACGTCCCCTCATCCTCCTCGCCGGGTACAGCGCCTATCCCCGAAAGATCGACTTCGCCCGGCTACGCGAGATCGCCGACGAGGTGGGGGCCGTCCTCATGGTGGACATGGCCCACTTCGCAGGCCTCGTGGCGGGCGGGGTCTTCGAAGGCCCCTACAACCCCGTGCCCCACGCCCACATCGTCACCTCCACCACCCACAAGACCCTCCGCGGGCCTCGGGGGGGCATCGTCCTCTGCGTGAAGGAGCTCGCCGAGTTCGTGGACAAGGGGTGCCCCATGGTCCTCGGCGGCCCGCTCCCCCACGTGATCGCGGCCAAGGCCGTGGCCCTGAGGGAGGCGCGGAGCCCGGCCTTCCGGGAGTATGCGCATAAGATCGTCGAGAACGCCCAGGCCCTCGCCGCCTTCCTCCAGGAAGAGGGGATCACCGTGGCCACAGGTGGCACGGACAACCACCTCATGCTCATCGACGTGCGGCCCTTCGGGATCACCGGCCGCCAGGCAGAGGCGGCGGTGAGGGAGTGCAGCATCACCCTCAACCGCAACGCGCTCCCCTACGATCCCAACGGCCCCTGGTACACGAGCGGGCTCCGCATAGGCACCCCCGCGGTCACCACCCTCGGGATGGGCAGAGAAGAAATGAGGGAGATCGCCCGTATCTTCAAGCTCATCCTCACCCACGTGAGGCCCGAGGTGAAGGACGGCTCCCCCAGCAAGGCCCGCTACCGCCTCGACCCTTCGGCCAAGGAAGAGGCCCGCGCCCGGGTGGAGGCCCTCCTCTCCCGCTTCCCCCTCTACCCCCGGCTCGACCTCGCCTTCCTGGAGGAGGCCCTCGGCCTGCAGGGCTGA
- a CDS encoding YgaP family membrane protein produces the protein MKGNVGTIDRIIRVVLGLVLIGLGVFVRGGAYWWLTVIGAISLVTGAVGFCGLYTLFGISTCPRKEGTDSSKT, from the coding sequence ATGAAAGGAAACGTCGGAACGATCGACAGGATCATCAGGGTGGTCCTGGGACTGGTGCTCATCGGCCTGGGGGTCTTCGTCCGGGGTGGGGCCTACTGGTGGCTCACCGTGATCGGGGCTATCTCCCTCGTCACGGGAGCGGTGGGCTTCTGCGGGCTCTACACCCTCTTCGGGATCTCCACTTGCCCCCGCAAGGAGGGGACAGACTCCTCGAAGACCTGA
- the flcA gene encoding periplasmic flagellar collar protein FlcA, producing MPEERDIERLGRELLKLREEPRVLDEWGETVEIPPPVEPEVHPRVPHTEEEGARADEGDESIEGLLSRFGDEQAEEEAPEGDAFEALGFEPLEEEVEGEMPQAELPEELPEGLFDLEEEAASAGEDLGVLEELPEPGGEGPEEAVPPLEGPEGVSPEDAGVTSAVEGVGSEEPAGEGTEEFVLPDFHDLEEESGEAVPGPDEDLGLSLDFTEEEGEAAPAPPEEEIPSVPSPEDLALEEEALLAEEFPEDIEVEEFSLRDLGEEFGVVEEEPGLIAEEESLNPAMAITPEAVEELPETGFGLTEQEFRRLQEHLFSLPRNLKMEIESLVAEAKVGGEDLERLVRMLVEGESPRALAAFVGRLTGKRIRIPARYERGTGAEFEKAKGGLWYLVRYRLLPVVRAVLVGTLILAGLTAAVFQFIYRPVRAHLLYTEGYRQIFQEEYDASLLRFEQGLRLWRMKGWFFRYARAYTEMRQYPLAEEKYEQLLAHYPLDKEATLEYADFESRVLANYEKADQPLERYLRLENLKDLDVLLARGDNFLRWADEGGAEDFDRFEEARKMYARAMEYHGSRAPIVQRMLMYFVHQEEKALELGRTDVDNLSHVEQLVEYILERPKLAVDAGELARAGGYLIDRNRIDRVRDVLFRAREIQDPHPEVHYQLARYFRIVERPADEAKALQAARLLLEELPMRTRRQTAQLVDTYRRQGDLFYAQGELLSAEDAYREAIRLYEQALSSRLLKRSARFGSIYASLADIYYYHSAEEETALTLYETAESHGYVTPENAYKKGRLLYRKGLYDRALTEFAKSEEAFRNNRVVLFALANALYFKASYTAAEGYYRRLLDMLEREKAALPAVRVDENPDHRALVEGIIRVENNLGVTLFKRSGGREGHPAYPEALTFLTDAQELFVNLYRDPETMERAGAVNLAYLNMDAILHPTVPFDQLPLAIYRSLPVDVKARGLSGP from the coding sequence ATGCCTGAAGAGCGCGACATAGAACGGCTGGGCCGGGAACTCCTCAAGCTCAGGGAAGAGCCCCGTGTGCTCGACGAATGGGGGGAGACGGTGGAGATCCCTCCCCCGGTGGAGCCCGAGGTCCACCCGCGGGTCCCGCACACGGAGGAGGAAGGGGCGCGTGCCGATGAAGGGGACGAGTCGATAGAGGGGCTCCTCTCGAGGTTCGGGGACGAGCAGGCCGAGGAGGAGGCGCCCGAGGGGGATGCCTTCGAGGCGCTCGGGTTCGAGCCTCTCGAGGAGGAGGTCGAGGGCGAGATGCCGCAGGCGGAGCTCCCGGAGGAGCTCCCCGAGGGTCTCTTCGACCTCGAGGAGGAGGCGGCTTCCGCCGGTGAGGACCTGGGAGTGCTCGAGGAGCTTCCGGAACCCGGAGGAGAAGGGCCGGAGGAGGCGGTCCCGCCGCTCGAAGGCCCGGAAGGGGTGTCGCCGGAGGACGCCGGGGTGACTTCAGCGGTGGAGGGGGTGGGGAGCGAGGAACCGGCCGGGGAGGGGACGGAGGAATTCGTACTCCCCGATTTCCATGACCTCGAGGAGGAGTCAGGGGAGGCGGTTCCGGGGCCTGACGAGGATCTCGGCCTTTCCCTCGATTTCACCGAAGAGGAGGGAGAGGCCGCACCGGCGCCTCCGGAAGAAGAGATCCCTTCGGTCCCATCCCCTGAGGATCTCGCCCTGGAGGAGGAGGCCCTCCTCGCCGAGGAATTCCCCGAGGACATAGAGGTCGAAGAGTTCAGCCTCAGGGATCTGGGTGAGGAATTCGGCGTGGTGGAGGAGGAGCCCGGACTCATCGCCGAGGAGGAATCCCTCAACCCCGCCATGGCCATCACCCCCGAGGCGGTGGAAGAGCTTCCCGAGACGGGGTTCGGCCTCACCGAGCAGGAGTTCAGACGCCTGCAGGAGCACCTCTTCTCCCTGCCCCGGAACCTGAAGATGGAGATCGAGTCCCTGGTGGCCGAGGCGAAGGTGGGGGGGGAGGACCTGGAGCGGCTCGTGAGGATGCTCGTCGAGGGGGAGTCCCCCCGGGCGCTCGCGGCCTTCGTGGGCCGCCTCACGGGCAAGCGCATACGGATACCGGCCCGTTACGAGCGGGGTACGGGGGCCGAATTCGAGAAGGCGAAGGGCGGACTCTGGTATCTCGTGAGGTACCGCCTGCTCCCCGTGGTGAGGGCCGTGCTGGTGGGTACCCTCATCCTCGCAGGTCTCACGGCCGCGGTATTCCAGTTCATCTATCGTCCGGTCAGGGCCCACCTCCTCTATACCGAGGGCTACCGTCAGATCTTCCAGGAAGAGTATGACGCTTCGCTGCTCAGGTTCGAGCAGGGACTGAGGCTGTGGCGCATGAAGGGGTGGTTCTTCAGATACGCACGGGCCTATACCGAGATGCGCCAGTATCCTCTCGCCGAGGAGAAGTACGAGCAGCTCCTCGCTCATTATCCGCTGGACAAGGAGGCCACGCTCGAGTACGCGGACTTCGAGAGCAGGGTGCTCGCCAACTACGAGAAGGCCGACCAGCCCCTCGAGCGGTACCTCCGGCTCGAGAACCTGAAGGATCTCGACGTGCTCCTCGCCCGTGGGGACAATTTCCTCAGATGGGCCGACGAGGGAGGAGCCGAGGACTTCGACAGGTTCGAAGAGGCCCGCAAGATGTATGCCCGCGCCATGGAGTATCACGGAAGCAGGGCCCCGATCGTCCAGCGCATGTTGATGTACTTCGTGCACCAGGAGGAGAAGGCGCTGGAACTGGGGAGGACCGATGTGGACAACCTCTCCCACGTGGAGCAACTGGTGGAGTACATCCTGGAGCGTCCGAAGCTGGCCGTCGATGCGGGAGAGCTCGCCCGGGCGGGGGGATATCTCATCGACAGGAACCGTATCGACAGGGTCCGGGACGTCCTCTTCAGGGCGAGAGAGATCCAGGACCCCCATCCGGAGGTCCACTACCAGCTCGCCCGGTACTTCCGGATAGTGGAGCGCCCGGCTGACGAGGCCAAGGCCCTCCAGGCTGCACGCCTTCTCCTCGAAGAGCTCCCGATGCGTACGCGCCGTCAGACCGCCCAACTCGTCGATACCTACCGGCGGCAGGGGGATCTCTTTTACGCTCAAGGGGAACTCCTGTCGGCGGAGGACGCCTACCGGGAGGCCATCCGGCTCTACGAGCAGGCCCTTTCCTCGAGGCTCCTCAAGCGCTCCGCCCGCTTCGGGAGCATCTACGCCTCCCTCGCCGATATCTACTATTACCACTCAGCCGAAGAGGAGACCGCGCTCACCCTCTACGAGACGGCCGAATCGCATGGCTACGTGACGCCGGAGAACGCGTACAAGAAAGGGCGGCTGCTCTACCGCAAGGGGCTCTACGACAGGGCGCTCACGGAGTTCGCGAAGTCCGAGGAAGCCTTCAGAAACAACCGGGTGGTGCTCTTCGCCCTGGCCAATGCGCTCTATTTCAAGGCCAGTTACACGGCCGCCGAAGGCTACTACCGGCGTCTCCTCGACATGCTGGAGCGGGAGAAGGCCGCCCTTCCGGCCGTCAGGGTGGACGAGAACCCCGACCACCGGGCTCTGGTCGAAGGTATCATCAGGGTGGAGAACAACCTGGGGGTGACGCTCTTCAAGAGATCCGGAGGGAGAGAAGGGCACCCCGCCTATCCTGAGGCCCTCACCTTCCTCACCGACGCCCAGGAGCTCTTTGTCAACCTCTACCGTGATCCCGAGACCATGGAGCGAGCTGGAGCGGTGAACCTCGCCTACCTCAACATGGACGCCATCCTCCATCCCACCGTGCCGTTCGATCAGCTTCCCCTCGCCATCTACCGGAGCCTTCCCGTGGATGTGAAGGCTCGGGGGCTCTCGGGGCCGTAG
- the ilvE gene encoding branched-chain-amino-acid transaminase, with protein sequence MAKSFSLSLYPWVYKAQHQPDGSWQEAFEAKVHLAPEAEATLPHEARMALLARRNSFPDLPLVNYSTQYGFSVFEGLKAFPQKDGSLKLFRPEENARRMRRSMEGLKMPGFPEELFVRAVKEVVRRNKELGFYPRYNPEWEKDGFLSGHAVYVRPFSYTEPGIGLDLSHHPWVVIITTPVGPYFEGPNNKAVTTDRIRATPKGTGWIKCSANYVIPTLVKKEANEQGYMEAIFLDAREQRYVEEGSSCNIFFYLKNGTLVTPELGDTILPGITRKSVLALAAHVGIPTEERKISIDEVLSEAKEVFVTGTAAGISYIESITHKGKTVVFNNGKMGEVTRTLLLTLKGIQYGAKEDPFGWMIPVE encoded by the coding sequence ATGGCAAAGAGCTTCAGCCTCTCCCTCTACCCCTGGGTGTACAAGGCCCAACACCAGCCCGACGGCTCGTGGCAGGAAGCGTTCGAGGCGAAGGTGCACCTCGCCCCCGAGGCCGAGGCGACCCTCCCCCACGAGGCGAGGATGGCCCTCCTCGCGAGGCGCAACTCCTTCCCCGACCTCCCGCTCGTCAACTACAGCACCCAGTACGGGTTCTCGGTCTTCGAGGGGCTCAAGGCCTTTCCTCAGAAGGACGGCTCGCTCAAGCTCTTCCGTCCCGAGGAGAACGCGAGGCGCATGCGCCGGTCCATGGAAGGACTCAAGATGCCCGGGTTTCCAGAAGAGCTCTTCGTACGTGCGGTAAAGGAGGTAGTGCGCCGCAACAAGGAGCTGGGGTTCTATCCCCGCTACAACCCCGAGTGGGAGAAAGACGGTTTCCTCTCAGGCCATGCGGTCTACGTACGCCCCTTCTCCTACACCGAGCCGGGAATCGGGCTCGACCTCTCGCACCACCCCTGGGTGGTCATCATCACCACACCGGTGGGCCCCTACTTCGAGGGCCCCAACAACAAGGCCGTCACCACCGACAGGATACGCGCCACCCCCAAGGGTACTGGCTGGATCAAGTGTTCCGCGAACTACGTGATCCCCACGCTCGTCAAGAAGGAAGCGAACGAACAGGGCTACATGGAAGCGATCTTCCTCGATGCCCGCGAGCAGCGGTACGTGGAGGAAGGCTCCTCCTGCAACATCTTCTTCTATCTGAAGAACGGCACCCTCGTCACCCCTGAGCTGGGCGACACCATCCTCCCCGGCATCACGAGAAAGAGCGTGCTCGCCCTCGCCGCCCACGTGGGCATCCCCACCGAGGAGCGCAAGATCTCCATAGACGAGGTCCTCTCCGAGGCAAAGGAGGTCTTCGTCACGGGTACGGCTGCGGGCATCTCCTACATCGAGTCGATCACCCACAAAGGAAAGACCGTGGTCTTCAACAACGGGAAGATGGGGGAAGTGACCCGGACCCTGCTCCTCACCTTGAAGGGGATCCAGTACGGAGCGAAGGAGGATCCCTTCGGCTGGATGATCCCCGTGGAGTGA
- a CDS encoding mannose-1-phosphate guanylyltransferase, with the protein MVDVVVVLAGGKGTRLWPASTEAHPKQFLTVEGGRTLLEEALLRAWALAPGEGVIVVTGDRYLEATEEIVDRLPREQREATRLVGEPEGKNTAPAVMCAATLMREREGVMVVLTADHLVRPLETFVEDVGKAAQIARDGYHVTFGIPPVRPETGYGYIHVGAPYKGGFIVESFTEKPDEATARRYVEEGTYYWNSGMFLFRRDVFLEEMERYAPRIARPFLEAGLGGLASAGGPVRGDVLEELYARIPADSIDYALMEHTERAAMVPARFSWSDIGSWEEYTAWLGDHLGEVLEVESEGCTVVSDLPVVLCGVEDLVVSCRNGRILVLRKGRGQLVKKAVERMRWEGKGWEA; encoded by the coding sequence ATGGTGGACGTGGTGGTCGTACTCGCCGGGGGCAAGGGCACGAGGCTCTGGCCTGCCTCTACCGAGGCCCATCCCAAGCAGTTCCTTACGGTGGAGGGAGGGAGGACGCTCCTCGAGGAGGCCCTCCTGCGGGCCTGGGCCCTTGCCCCGGGAGAGGGTGTGATCGTGGTGACAGGCGATCGGTACCTGGAGGCCACGGAGGAGATCGTAGACCGGCTCCCCCGGGAGCAGAGGGAGGCCACGCGCCTGGTGGGGGAACCAGAGGGGAAGAACACCGCCCCGGCCGTGATGTGTGCCGCAACTCTCATGAGAGAGAGGGAGGGGGTGATGGTGGTGCTCACCGCGGACCACCTGGTGAGGCCGCTCGAGACCTTTGTGGAGGATGTAGGGAAGGCGGCCCAGATCGCCCGCGATGGCTACCATGTGACCTTCGGGATACCCCCCGTACGTCCCGAGACAGGATACGGGTACATCCACGTGGGCGCCCCTTATAAAGGAGGGTTTATCGTGGAGTCGTTCACCGAGAAGCCGGATGAGGCCACTGCCCGGCGTTACGTGGAAGAGGGGACCTACTACTGGAACTCGGGGATGTTCCTCTTCAGGCGGGACGTGTTCCTCGAGGAGATGGAGCGCTACGCCCCCCGGATCGCCCGGCCCTTCCTCGAGGCGGGGCTCGGGGGACTCGCCTCTGCAGGGGGACCTGTGAGGGGGGATGTCCTCGAGGAGCTCTACGCCCGGATCCCCGCCGACTCCATAGACTACGCCCTCATGGAGCACACCGAGCGTGCCGCCATGGTGCCGGCGAGGTTCTCCTGGAGCGATATAGGGAGCTGGGAGGAGTATACGGCCTGGTTGGGCGATCACCTGGGCGAGGTGCTCGAGGTGGAGTCGGAAGGGTGTACCGTGGTGAGCGACCTACCGGTGGTGCTCTGCGGGGTGGAGGACCTGGTGGTCTCCTGCCGGAACGGCCGGATACTGGTGCTCAGGAAGGGGAGGGGACAGCTCGTGAAGAAGGCGGTGGAGCGGATGAGATGGGAGGGAAAAGGATGGGAAGCGTGA
- a CDS encoding anthranilate synthase component I, with the protein MERPDIRVRMLPAERFTPFSLARKLGARVLLESASLQQGRGRYSLLLVDEAFRVSQTREGVFLSRGEKTFRVRHQGRDLLDVLSYFARQHAPLDGGLPFPAGGVGFLSYEFCTYCDTIRLEERPDPIGLPLGAFLFGHVWVVMDHYTDRMYLVGMNYREAEVDLERALDAVERRLENLDFSFLEAPEEGRYPVEDLSGDQQWFLDAVTVIKDHIVRGNLLQAVPSRRKTLRTAVPAFEAYRILRSVNPSPYLFFLDFGSFQLFGSSPEVHVKVKDGEAVIRPIAGTRRRGRDQEEDRALEAELLADEKERAEHLMLVDLARNDLGRVCEPASVHVADLMVVERYSHVMHIVSEVRGRLREGKTGIDALRASFPAGTVTGAPKIKAMEVVSGLEPVARSFYAGVVGYLEPDGSLDTCITIRSGLKKGDMLFLQAGAGVVYDSRPEREFEETEEKLAALMHAIGLEDAHVPSHR; encoded by the coding sequence GTGGAGCGACCAGATATCCGGGTGCGGATGCTCCCCGCGGAGAGGTTCACGCCGTTCAGCCTCGCGAGAAAGCTTGGGGCCAGGGTGTTGCTGGAGTCGGCCTCGCTCCAGCAGGGGAGGGGACGGTACTCCCTGCTTCTAGTGGACGAGGCCTTCAGGGTCTCTCAGACCAGGGAGGGCGTCTTCCTCTCTCGGGGGGAAAAGACCTTCAGGGTAAGGCATCAGGGGCGCGACCTCCTCGACGTGCTCTCCTACTTCGCACGACAACACGCGCCACTCGACGGCGGGCTTCCGTTCCCCGCAGGGGGGGTGGGGTTCCTTTCCTACGAGTTCTGCACCTACTGCGATACCATCCGCCTCGAGGAGAGGCCCGATCCGATCGGTCTTCCGCTGGGGGCCTTCCTCTTCGGCCACGTGTGGGTGGTGATGGACCACTATACCGACAGGATGTACTTGGTGGGGATGAACTACCGCGAGGCCGAGGTGGATCTTGAGCGTGCGCTCGATGCCGTGGAGAGGAGACTGGAGAACCTGGACTTTTCCTTCTTGGAGGCCCCTGAGGAGGGTCGGTATCCCGTGGAGGATCTCTCAGGGGATCAGCAGTGGTTTCTCGACGCGGTGACCGTGATAAAGGACCATATCGTGCGGGGCAACCTGCTCCAGGCCGTGCCCTCCCGCAGGAAGACACTCAGGACCGCGGTGCCTGCCTTCGAGGCCTACCGGATCCTCAGGTCGGTGAACCCCTCGCCTTATCTCTTCTTCCTCGACTTCGGGTCGTTCCAGCTCTTCGGCTCCTCTCCCGAGGTGCACGTGAAGGTGAAGGACGGCGAGGCGGTCATCAGGCCCATCGCAGGGACGAGGAGGAGGGGGCGCGATCAGGAGGAGGACAGGGCCCTCGAGGCCGAGCTCCTGGCCGACGAGAAGGAACGGGCCGAGCACCTCATGCTCGTGGATCTCGCGCGGAACGACCTGGGGAGGGTCTGCGAGCCTGCGAGCGTACACGTCGCCGACCTCATGGTGGTGGAGCGCTACTCCCACGTGATGCACATCGTCTCTGAGGTGCGGGGGAGGCTTAGGGAAGGAAAGACCGGGATCGATGCCCTGCGCGCGAGCTTCCCCGCGGGGACGGTGACCGGGGCCCCCAAGATCAAGGCCATGGAGGTGGTGAGCGGGCTCGAGCCGGTGGCGAGGAGCTTCTATGCCGGGGTGGTGGGGTATCTCGAGCCGGACGGGAGCCTCGATACGTGCATTACCATACGGAGCGGGCTCAAGAAGGGCGATATGCTCTTCCTCCAGGCGGGCGCTGGTGTGGTCTACGACTCGCGGCCCGAACGGGAGTTCGAAGAGACCGAGGAGAAGCTCGCTGCCCTCATGCATGCCATAGGACTGGAGGATGCCCATGTACCTTCTCATCGATAA